The following are from one region of the Silene latifolia isolate original U9 population chromosome 9, ASM4854445v1, whole genome shotgun sequence genome:
- the LOC141601169 gene encoding uncharacterized protein LOC141601169, giving the protein MFVIPKAAIKRVEAICRNYLWDSSTEYYRVPLVGWDRVTMPKAEGGLGIKRASTWNIASVGKLFSWIYTKSDRLWIKWVDSVYLKGSSWHDYTPANDSTWTWKSICKVKGRIKDGFIDSVWAPHPKGYTIGNGYDWLLGNHTKQQWNAIVWNNWNIPKASFISWLIMQEGINIKSKLYAYGFCQDDRCILCDAQSETISHLFIECEFSRKIQKYVEDWIGRPMPTINELLATNRNNMKWKALAVILTTYRYLIWDQRNHARIELHVMRPSVVVERMKKMVQLHIRRRCMGKAGMSEMEIRNCLGFY; this is encoded by the coding sequence ATGTTTGTTATCCCTAAAGCTGCCATTAAAAGAGTTGAGGCTATATGTAGGAATTACCTATGGGATAGCTCAACTGAATATTATAGAGTCCCTCTGGTTGGTTGGGATAGAGTAACTATGCCTAAAGCTGAAGGAGGATTAGGCATTAAGAGAGCCAGTACTTGGAATATAGCTTCTGTTGGTAAATTGTTCAGTTGGATTTACACGAAGTCTGATAGGTTATGGATCAAATGGGTTGACAGTGTGTACCTCAAAGGGTCTTCATGGCATGACTATACTCCAGCAAATGATTCTACATGGACTTGGAAGAGTATTTGTAAGGTGAAGGGGAGGATTAAGGATGGATTCATTGATAGTGTATGGGCTCCTCACCCGAAGGGGTACACAATTGGGAATGGATATGATTGGCTTCTGGGAAATCATACGAAACAACAATGGAATGCTATTGTTTGGAATAACTGGAACATTCCTAAGGCTTCGTTCATATCATGGCTCATTATGCAGGAAGGTATTAACATTAAGTCGAAACTCTATGCGTATGGTTTCTGTCAAGATGACAGGTGTATTTTGTGTGATGCTCAGTCTGAAACAATCTCTCATCTGTTCATTGAGTGTGAATTTAGCAGAAAGATTCAGAAGTATGTTGAGGATTGGATTGGTCGACCAATGCCCACAATTAATGAATTACTGGCTACAAATCGCAATAATATGAAATGGAAAGCACTAGCTGTGATTTTGACGACTTACAGATACTTAATCTGGGATCAGCGGAATCATGCGAGAATTGAGCTTCATGTGATGAGACCTTCAGTGGTTGTTGAGCGGATGAAGAAGATGGTTCAGCTGCACATTAGACGGAGATGTATGGGTAAAGCTGGAATGAGTGAAATGGAAATCCGGAATTGTTTGGGTTTCTATTGA